A region of Caminibacter pacificus DNA encodes the following proteins:
- a CDS encoding ATP-binding protein, producing MGIKSFLKDSAFLIKEITRDCILKKIGDSYLNFSDSFTIVDAGKNYVKTPQKKLYAVEIKGFGNIQRTLSILPQIVKEFAFKQGNIYIFLTKNKVNFEGSYDFVSKSSVYLFSENKALLERIAGFFEAKLLSSKAIIKALLDIFQVNVYKSDFESFGLKTENIIYDKTPAYIDPIGCGFKKIFLEGAYKQVKDYKLYQIVGNTTSLNNINLLDLFKLDWKGYIAITLIINRDIIQRKTKFLVGDVKKFEKNKEIKQEFINFEESLRNKEDNYSIIMANIVAVIDNPKIIADISGFFNSSIYIEKEIFKKSLIYKTPILSRDIDFDFYIAVEDAVPLISQVFKNKELKVKNPKVLRGRDISHNYVSFSFAESATPHFFILGKTRAGKSFFLQKMTSGIIRYDVKINRVNNKEFYMRYFDKGNSAIKFVSKLKESNVSKEVVSIQNLKEFRFSFLDISAKNGVPDFEEVDFSIMIMNMYLEGHDIAPFNAIEIGELKEAINNVFFNGYQGVNLYKLMEDEAYRKVINNLFEAHPELNNEFTKNTDIPLDSDFAFLNKPRIIDLINYLSIKKQSQTIDDMQRNSIENTLLKLKALNSNKLFNGYSSFTLDAAKKFFYFDIDDLKSLGEKEFVPAFWFIFQKLYKQDKQRGKEFKAKGKLPTPVYYYLEEAHSYLKYKSFVSNFSEFAREAAKYNIHLGFISQFAGDLPEDVFRSLGTKIVLPPENIKDALKDLKNMWAENPEYIKFYDEYAKRFYAFVEYERGLFTLNQKISEEEQWLFDSEK from the coding sequence ATGGGAATTAAGTCGTTTTTAAAAGATAGTGCTTTTCTTATTAAGGAGATAACACGAGATTGTATCTTAAAGAAAATCGGAGATAGCTATCTTAATTTCTCCGACTCTTTTACAATTGTCGATGCGGGTAAAAATTATGTTAAAACTCCGCAAAAAAAACTCTACGCAGTTGAAATTAAAGGTTTTGGAAATATCCAAAGAACATTGTCTATATTGCCGCAAATAGTAAAAGAATTTGCGTTTAAGCAGGGAAATATATATATTTTTTTAACTAAAAACAAGGTAAATTTTGAGGGAAGTTACGATTTTGTTTCAAAAAGCTCCGTTTATTTATTTTCCGAAAATAAAGCTCTTTTAGAAAGAATCGCAGGGTTTTTTGAAGCAAAATTATTATCTTCAAAAGCTATTATCAAAGCTCTCTTGGATATTTTTCAAGTTAATGTATATAAAAGCGATTTTGAAAGTTTTGGATTAAAAACCGAAAATATAATTTATGATAAAACTCCTGCGTATATAGACCCTATCGGTTGCGGTTTTAAAAAAATTTTTTTAGAAGGGGCATATAAGCAAGTTAAAGACTATAAACTTTATCAAATAGTCGGTAATACTACATCGTTAAATAATATTAACTTGCTTGATTTGTTTAAACTTGATTGGAAAGGTTATATCGCTATTACACTTATTATCAATAGAGACATTATTCAACGAAAAACAAAGTTCTTAGTAGGCGATGTTAAAAAATTTGAAAAAAATAAAGAAATAAAACAAGAGTTTATCAATTTTGAGGAAAGTCTAAGAAATAAAGAAGATAACTATTCAATTATTATGGCAAATATTGTCGCAGTAATTGACAATCCAAAAATTATAGCTGATATCTCGGGCTTTTTTAACTCTTCTATATATATAGAAAAAGAGATTTTTAAAAAAAGTCTTATTTATAAAACGCCTATTCTTAGCAGAGATATAGATTTTGATTTTTATATTGCGGTTGAGGACGCAGTGCCTCTAATTTCACAAGTGTTTAAAAATAAAGAGCTTAAAGTTAAGAATCCGAAAGTATTAAGGGGAAGAGATATCTCTCATAATTATGTTTCATTCTCTTTTGCCGAGAGTGCTACGCCGCACTTTTTTATCTTAGGTAAAACGAGGGCAGGGAAGTCATTTTTCTTACAAAAAATGACTTCCGGTATTATCCGCTATGATGTAAAAATAAACAGAGTGAATAACAAAGAATTCTATATGAGATATTTTGACAAAGGTAACTCGGCAATTAAGTTTGTCTCAAAACTTAAAGAGTCAAATGTCTCAAAAGAGGTAGTTTCTATTCAAAATCTTAAAGAGTTTAGGTTTTCATTTTTAGATATCTCTGCTAAAAACGGAGTGCCCGATTTTGAAGAGGTTGATTTTTCAATTATGATTATGAATATGTACCTTGAAGGGCACGATATAGCTCCTTTTAACGCTATTGAGATAGGGGAGCTTAAAGAAGCTATAAATAATGTTTTTTTTAATGGTTATCAAGGAGTTAATTTATATAAATTAATGGAAGATGAGGCGTATAGAAAAGTTATTAATAATTTATTTGAAGCTCATCCTGAGCTTAACAATGAATTTACTAAAAATACCGATATCCCTCTTGATAGTGATTTTGCTTTCCTTAATAAGCCGAGAATAATTGATTTAATCAATTATTTGTCAATTAAAAAACAATCTCAAACTATTGATGATATGCAAAGAAACTCCATTGAAAATACTTTATTGAAGTTAAAGGCTTTGAATTCTAATAAGTTATTTAACGGATATAGCTCATTTACTCTTGATGCGGCTAAAAAATTTTTCTATTTCGATATCGACGATTTAAAATCTCTTGGTGAAAAGGAATTTGTCCCGGCGTTTTGGTTTATTTTTCAAAAGCTATATAAGCAAGATAAACAAAGAGGTAAAGAGTTTAAGGCAAAAGGAAAATTACCTACTCCCGTTTATTACTATCTCGAGGAGGCTCATAGTTATCTTAAATACAAAAGTTTTGTATCGAATTTTTCGGAATTTGCAAGAGAAGCGGCAAAATATAATATTCACTTAGGATTTATTTCTCAATTTGCAGGTGACTTACCCGAAGATGTTTTTAGAAGCTTGGGAACTAAAATAGTATTACCGCCTGAGAATATAAAAGATGCCTTAAAAGATTTAAAAAATATGTGGGCGGAAAATCCTGAATATATCAAATTTTATGATGAATACGCTAAAAGGTTTTACGCTTTTGTTGAATATGAAAGAGGGCTTTTTACTCTTAATCAGAAAATTTCGGAGGAAGAGCAATGGCTATTCGATTCGGAAAAATAG